Within the Halopelagius inordinatus genome, the region TCGCAAACACCAGTCGGCCGATTCCGTTTTCGACCATCGCGTCGAGGACGTTTTTCGTCCCCTCGATGTTCGTCTCGGAGACGGTCTCCCACTCCGAATCCGGCGACGACGCCCCCGCGAGGTGAATCACGACGTCGGCGTCGTCGATTTTGGCTGCGACGTCGTCCGGGTCGGTCACGTCTACGAGTTCGCTGTCTACTCCGTCGGTCTCCGAGTGAGTGAACGGAACGACGTCGTGGTCGTCGAAGGCCCCGAGGACTTCTCGGCCCACGCTGCCACCCGCGCCCGTGAGTGCGATGCGTGCCATCTCTCGTCTACGACGAGAGAGCAGACTCGAAAAACCGTTGTGGCCTCCGCAGCGGTTCTCTCGTGAACGACCCGGAGAACGGGGCGTTCGGAGCCTCAGATTCCGGACGCGGACGGACCGGCGACTCGGCGGAACGCGGCCTGAACCACCTCCGACAGCGCCGGGTGGACGTGGATGGTCTCGGCGAGAGTCGTCGCGTCCGCCCCTGCGGCGACGGCGGTGCTGACTTCGTGAATCAGCACAGACGCCTCCGGGCCGACGACGTGGACACCCAGTATCTCTCCGTCCTCGGCAACGATTGCCTTCGCGAACCCGCCCTTGTCGTCGAGTGCGCCTCCGAGTGCGTGGTCGTCGTAGGCGAACGTTCCGACTTCGTACTCGGTATCGTCGGCTATCTCGTCTTCCGTCTTTCCCAGGCTTCCCACCTCCGGCGACCCGAATATCGCGTGGGCCATCCCCGGATACGACACCGCTCTTTCGTTGCCTCGGACCGCGTTCTCGACGGCGTACTCGGCCTCCTTGTCGCCGGAGTGTTTGAACATGTAGTTGCCGGCGATGTCGCCGATAGCCCAGACCCCCTCCGCCGTGGTCCGCAGGTACTCGTCCGTCTTCACGAACCCCTTCTCGTCGGTTTCGATGCCGGCGGTCGAGACGTTCCATCGGTCCGCGTTCGGCTTTCGTCCGGTCGCGACGAGGAGTTGGTCGCCCCTGACGGCTATCTCGTCGCCTTCCTCCGATTCGGCCGTGACGCGCTTTTCCCCGTCGTCGTCGGCTATCTCGGTCACGCTGTACCCCAGACGGAGGTCGTGTTCCTCCCGGTACGCGTCGGTGACCTGTCGGGAGATATCCGCGTCTTCGCGGTCGACGAGCGTTTCGCCGCGGCCGACGACGGTCACGTCCGAGCCCATCTGCGAGAAGAAGTGGCTCATCTCGACGGCGATGTATCCGCCGCCGACCACCACCAGTCGGTCGGGGAGTCCGTCGATATCTCCCGTCAGCACCTCGGCGCTGGTGAGGAAATCGACCCGGTCGGTTCCGTCGATGGAGTCGGGGACCGTCGGTCGGGACCCGCCCGCGAGGACGATACGGTCCGCGGAAATCCGCTCGTCGGTGCCGTCGTCACCCCTCACATCGACTGTGCGTTCGTCGACGAAGCGCCCCTCGGAGCGATACCACGTGAGGCGGTCGTTCTCGCGGGCGCGTTCGGCCTTCGACTCCGCTTTCTCGGCCATCGTCTCCGCGACGCCGGATACGACGTCCGAGAACGCCACGTCGTCTATCGAGGCGTCGACGCCGAACCGGTCGGCGTGTCTGACGGTCTCTGCGACGTTCGCGCTGTGAATCAGTCGCTTCGACGGGTTACACCCGCGGTTGAGACAGGTCCCGCCGAGTCTTCCCCGTTCGACCAACGCGACGCGCAGTCCCTCTCGCGTCGCTTCCGACGCGACGATGTTTCCGGTTCCCCCGCCCAGAACGATCAGATCGTACTCCTCCATAGTATTCGGTGTGGATACCCTCCACCGCCACTTCTGCATTTGGGCGGTCCGTCCGAGGGAGAAACGCGCGTCTCGGCGACCGCGAGTCGGTCCGCGCCGCGGACGCGACGCGGCGACTGTGTCACTCGCCGTCAGATGTGACCGGCGGTGACGTAATACCCGTTCGCGCCCTATCGACGCCTATGAACGTCCTCGTCGTCGGCGGATCCGGATTCGTCGGAACCGAACTCTGCGCCGAACTGGTCGAACGCGGACACGCCGTCACCGTCCTCTCTCGGTCCCCGGAACTCGACGTCGAAGGCGACGTCCGGACCGTGAGCGGTGACGTGACCGACTACGACTCCGTGGAACCCGCGTTCGAGGGTCAGGACGCCGTCGTGAACCTCGTCGCCCTCTCGCCGTTGTTCAAACCCGACGGCGGCGACGAGATGCACGACAGGGTCCACCGCGGCGGCACCGAGAACGTCGTCGCCGCGGCGGAGGCACATGGCGTCGAGAGAGTCGTCCAGATGAGCGCACTCGGTGCCGACGCCGACGGTCCGACCGCCTACATCCGCGCGAAAGGCGACGCCGAACGGGCGGTCAGAGAGTCGTCGCTGGAGTGGGTCATCGTCCGCCCGTCGGTCGTGTTCGGCGAGGGCGGCGAGTTCGTCTCCTTCACGAAGATGCTCACGACGCCGTACGTGACCGGACTCCCCGGCGGCGGGGAGACGCGGTTCCAACCGATATGGGTCGGTGACCTCGCTCCGATGCTCGCGGACTGCGTCGAACGCGACGAACACGCCGGGCAGACGTACGAACTCGGGGGGCCGGAGGTTCTCACCCTCGCCGACGTCGCGAAACTCGTCTACCGCGCCGAGGGGAAGTCGCTTCGCGTCCTCCCGATTCCGATGTCGATGGCCCGTCTCGGTCTGACCGTCGGCGGGGCGGTTCCGAAGTTCCCGATGGGAGCCGACCAGTACCGGTCGCTCCAGTTCGACAACACGGTCACCGAGAACGACGTTCGCGCGTTCGGCGTCGACCCGACCGACCTCCGAACGCTCTCTGAGTATCTCGGCATCGGAGACGAGGTATCCGAGTCAGGACCCTCTCGGTCCGTCGAGAGCGCAGCGTAGATGGTCGCGACGCCGTCGCTTCGGGCCGTCGCCCGCGGGGCCGCCGGACTCGCCGGTGCGACCGGCGCGGCCGGGTTCCTCCACCTGATGGGCGCGTTCGGTCCGGTCACCTGTTGGACCGGGCGGTCCCAGACCGGCGACGGCGAGGTGACCGTCACGCGCGGTTGCTCGGCGGGTATCGACTATCTGTTCGGAAGCGGCGGAAACGCCCCGGTGTTGTTCTTCTGGGCGGTCGTTCTGCTCGTCGTCGTCGCTCTCGGCACCGCCGCGGTGTGGACGGGTCGTCGCCGGGCCGCGTGGGTGACCGTCGTCGTCGGCGTCGTCGTCTCCATCATCGGGGTGATGAGCATCGGGTGGTACTTCGTGCTCCCGACGCTCTGTCTCTCGGCCGCCGCGACGGCCCTCTCGGTCGACGCCCGCCGAAGCGGCGACGGCGGCGGCGAGGCGACGACCTGAGCGGCCGGAACCGGTCGCAGAGACGGACGACCGCCGCCGGTTCGTCGTCGCCGACCGTCTGCGAACCGAAGATGACGGAGTTTATGTCGGTGCTGACCCGACGCCCGACCATGGCTATCGAACCGGGCGACCGCGTCACAATCGAGTACGTGGGTCGCTTCGAGGACGGCAGCGTCTTCGACACGTCGGACTACGAAGTCGCAGAGGAGTCGGGTCTGTTGGGTGCGCGAGGCGAGGACCGTACCGACTACGCGCCGCTTTCGTTCACCGTCGGGGACGGGACGGTCATCGAGGGCTTGGCGGAGGGTCTCGTCGGATTGGACGCCGGAGCGGAGACCACCGTCTCCGTCCCGCCCGAGAAGGCCTACGGCGAGTTCGACGCCGACCGAGTTCGGACGTACGACGCGGAGTCGTTCGAGGGGATGGTCGGCCAGTCGCCCGAGGTCGGACTGCACGTCCACGCCGAGAACGGACTCCACGGCGACGTGACCGCCGTCCGCGACGACGCCGTCGAAGTCGATTTCAACCACGAACTCGCGGGGAAGACGCTCGTCTTCGACGTGGAAATCGTCGAGGTTCGGTGACCGAAAGGGCAACCGAATTATATAATTATATACTATCGGGAAAACTGATAAATACTCCGGCCGTCTGCTCGGACCATGGCTCTCCGAAGCGGTCGTTCCTCCCTCCTCCACCCGATTGCGGCGGAGTTCGCCCTCGTCACCGCCGCGTTGGTCGGATTCGTGCTGTGGCGACGCGTCGTGACGGCGTCTCTGTCGGCGGCGTTCGGCACACCCCCTGCACCGGGCGGACTCTTACTGTACGGGTTGGGATACGGCGGCCTCCTCGTCGCGGGACTCGCGGCGTTCGCCGGGGCGTACGCCGCCGTCCGCGACATCCCCCTCGGACTATCGTTCCCATCGCGTGCCGACCGGAGAGTGGTCGGAGCGACTGTCGCGGTCCCCCTCGTCCTCGTCGGAGTCACCAAACTCGTCGGGGTTCTCACGGACGTTCCCTACGGCTCTTTGACCAAGAGTTCCTACGCCGTCGACGCGCCGTTAGCCCCGGTCTTGCTCGTCGCCGGTCTGGGTCTCCTCGTCGGCGTCCCCGTCCTCGTGGTGGTCGGTCAGGTAGTCGTGCAAGGAAGCTTCGAACGGGCCGTCGGACGCAGTCAAGCCGTCGTCTGGACGACGCTCGTGACCGGGTTCGCGATGACGAGTTCCGACGGACTGACGACGGCTCCCGGAACCGGGAAACTCGTCGGGATCGCACTGTTCTCGTTGGCACTCGCCGTCGCCCTGTACGCGGCCGGACACGTCGCGCGTGCCGGACTTCGATATCTGGCGTACGCGCCCGTTCTGCTGTTCGTGGCACTCGTCGTCGCCTCGGGCGTCGCAGAAATCGACTCCGTTGCCGAGACTCTGTTCGCGGCGACGCATCTCGCGGTACTCGGTATCGCCGCCCACGCGTACGAACGAACCGACTCGCTCCTGCCGCCGGCACTCGCGTACGCCTCCCTGTCTCTGGCAAACGGGTTCGTCGTCTTCGCCTTCGAGGCCGGTCTGCGGTCGTGGTGACGGTCGGACGAATCTAGACGTCGAGAAGACAGACGAGATAGGGTAGTGCGAGGACGCCCCCCGACCGGAGCAGTATCGGCGTCCGTCGCGGGTCTCCGCTTTCCGTTCGGCGCGCTTCAGTCGCCGGAGACCGGTTCGGGGCGGTACGAGCGACTGATCGCTTTCCAGTGTCCGGCGGCGAACCGGTAGTAGGTGATGACCGCGGGAACGAACGTCTCCAGTATCAATCCCGCGTACAGCGCGCCGATTCCCAACGGGGCCACGGCGCCCAGATACGGGATGGAGACGGAGGCGGCGCCGAGGTAGGTGACGGGAAGCGCGAACACGTAGAGGCCGAGCACCTGCCCGTAGAACGGCCAACTGGTGTCACCGCTGGCTCTGAGGGGTCCGGTCGCCCCGCCGCTTACCCCGCGGAACACGACACTGACGCAGGCGACGACGACGAACGTCGTCACGAGGGGGAGAATCGTCGGGTCGCTCACGAAGACGCTCCCGACCTGTTCGGCGAAGACGAGCACCGACGCCGCGACCAGGACGTAGACGGCGGTTCCGAACCGGATGACGTCGTGACCGTACGCGTCGGCACCCTGTTCGTCACCGGTGCCGAGTTCCTGTCCGACGAGGCTGCTCGACGCCATCGAGAACCCCCATCCGGGGGTGTCCATCAGGTCGCGGACGCGGCGGGAGACGACGTACGCGGCGACGACGTTCGGACCGAACATCGCGACGATGGCGAGCATCGGGAACTGTGCCGCCCGGCGGGCGACGTTCGTGAACACGAGGGGAGCCCCGATGGTCAGGATGTCGCGGACTTCGCCGAGCGTCGTGTACGGCCGCCCGACGTCTACGGTCAGTGGGAACTCGCCCAACACCGGAAGCGTCCGACCGAACAACCCGGCGGCGAACACGGAGAGAGCGAGGACGTTCGCGACGACGGTTCCGATAGCCGCGCCGACGACGCCCATCTCGAAGCCGAATATCAGCACGACGTTGATGCCGATGTTGACGACGGCGCCGCCCGCGCGGACCATCATCGGCGTCCACGCGTCGTCGGCACCGACGAGTGCGCGACTCGCGACGAGGTTGAGAGCGGCGAACGGGACGCCGAACGCGACGACGCGGAGGTAGTCCGCGCCGTAGGCCAGTGACGCGCCGTCGCCACCGACGAGTCCGATCAGCGTCTCCGGAACCGCCCAATAGACGGCGACCAGCGGAAGCGTGAGAGCGACGACGACGATACCGCTCGTCGCCACCGCCATGGAGAGTGCGTCTTTGGCACCGGCCCCGTAGCGCTGCGAGACGAGGCTGATCGTCGCACCGGCGATACCGCTCCCGGCGGCGAACACGAGGCCCCAAAACGGCGTCGCGAACCCGACGCCGGCGATGGCGGCGGGTCCGAGTGCGATGCCGACCATCGCCACGTCCGCCGCGGACTTCGACATCCGGGTGATTCCCGTGACGATTCGCGGCCACGCTAGATCTGTCGTCTGTTCGACTCGCCGACGGTCCAAGAGCCCGAACTTCGCGAGTAGATAGCCGATGGAGAGCAGAATCCAACGGAACGGATTCGGTAATCGTCTTCCTGAAACTGCCACGCTTGCGACTCGGAACTGCGGCGGTAAAGGGCTTCATATCTCGCCGGTATTTCAGGAACTATACGGATGTTTTAGGCGCCATCGACGCCTCTGAGGCCGAGATAGGGTTTGACACACAGTGGAAAAATCGGGCGGACTCAGACGGGTCTCACTGGGGGGACGGACCGACTGCGTCGGCGGCCGTTCGAAGTCCGAACGCGGCTAGCGCGGCCACCCACGGAAGCGAGTACAGCCAATACGTGTCGTACGGCCTGACGAACAGAAACGCGCCGAACAGACACGCGGAACCGAGGACGAGTCGCTGAAGCGCGCGCCGTTCGCCGTCTCGTTTCGAGGGTGGTACGCATCGAGCGAGAACCGCCGCCGCTCCGCCGGCCGAGAGAAGCAAGAGCGGTGACAGACGGGTCACGAGTTCGAGAGTGTACACCCTCCACGCGCGGACCCCCACCCAAACGGAGGGGCCGTAGGCGGTGAAGTAGTTCTGCGCGAGGCCGGTACTCCAGTAGACGCTCCCGACGAACGACGGCACCCCCCACAGCACCAAGACGGCACCGTAGGTAACGAGGACGAGACTCCCGCCCGCGACAGCGAACCTGACGAACCACGTTCGGACCGAACGTCTCTGCTGTCTCCGGTGCAATCCGTACCAGACGACGACGGGGACGCCGAAGACGAGGTACTGCGAGAAGAGTATCGACGCGGCGGCCGCGGCCCCGCGGAGTCCGGGACGTCGGAGCGTCAACGCGACGAAGAACGCGCAGACGGCGAACGACCTGACGTTGATGGCGTGTCCCTTCACCAACGGGAGGGCCAGAAGGAACGCGCCGGCGGCGACTGCGCCGGTCGTCCGCATCGAACTGCGGGCGAACAGGCGATAGAGGAGCACCGCGCTGAGTCCGTTCGCGAGTGCGACGCACGAGAGGAACGCGAACTGGTAGGCGTCCGTGGTCGCCAAGAGGACGTTGAGAAACTCGAACAACGGGGGTTTGTTGTCCGTCGCCGGTTCGACGTACAACGGCGCGCCGTCGAGGACGGCCTTCGCAACGGGTCGCCAGACGAGGGCGGCGTCCGGGTGAGGGTCCACACTCCCGACGAGGAGGCGGAAGTACCGCACGCTCGCTTGCGTCAGCGTCGCCGCGAGGAAGGAGACGCCGAGCACTACGTCCCGGAGGGGGACGTCGTGGGCGTGTCCCGGAAGCGTCGGCGCGGAAGTCGAGTCCGAGGGCACCGCTCGAATATCTAACGGCTGACACTAAACTGTTCGCGATCGAGCGACGACTCCTCACCCGGCCTCGGTGGACGGTGCGACGACTTCGATGGTGCCCGTCGCCCCGACGGTCTCGTGAGGTGCGCAGTGGAACCGGTACGTCCCCGGGACGGTGAACGTGTGTTCGTGCCGGTACCCCTCGTCGTAGGCCTCTTCCCGGCCGTCCGGCGTCCCCCGCCAGTCGGCGCCGTCGGGCTGTTTCTCGACGACGATGTTGTGCGAGTTCGTCTTCCAGACGAAGACGACGGTGGTGTCCGCGTCGATTCGGAGGGGTGAATCCGTCCCGGGGACGAACCCGAACGTCCCCTCGGGTCCGACTGCGACCGTCACTCGTTCGGACCGACCGGCGGTCGCCGTCGGCGACTCCGTCTCGTCGCGTCGGTCGGCGGCTTTCTCTATCCTCCGTCGGAGACATCCCGAGACGGCAATCGTCCCGACGGCGGCGCGGAGAAATCGGCGGCGCGGCCGCGTCCCGTCCCCCCGTCCGCGCCTGCGGTCGTCCATGAGTCGGACGAGGGTACGCCCCCGCCGGGAATATCTGTTTGGTCGCGTCGGCGGCGAACCGCCACGCCTCCACCCGTCACTCGTCGTCCGAGTCGTCGGCGACTCCCGTCCTCGACAGCGACACCCTCTCCACCGACCCGTCTACCCCCCGGACCAGAGCGTCGATGGACGATTCGGTCGCCACCGTTATCGATTCCCCGCCGGACCCGTCGAGGTTCACGCGGATGGTGTTCACGTTGACGACGTTCCCTCGCCGCACGGGGCGTTCGGTTCGGGTGTGCCCGATCACCTGCGCCGGGGCGTCGTCGTCCATGTACTGAAAGTCCATCCACAGGAGACCGGCACCCGGCCCCCTGACGGCGTCGGACCCCGACGACCCCATGCCGACGATTTCCTCTGCGACGTCGTACGCCTCTTCTTGGGCGTCGAACCACCCGTTCGGACCCCCTTCGAGTCCGCGCTTCAGTATCTCGCCCGCCTCGCGGAGCGTCGCGTTCACCTCCGAAATCGAGAACGGACGGTTCGACCCCGCGTGGACGTACGTCCGACCGTACGCCTCGAACGCGGCGCTGAGTCGCCCGGCGGCGACGTCGTCGACGAGTCGTCGCAGGATATCGTCCGGCGGGTCGGCGGAGTACCAGTGCGACCAGTGGTAGACGTACGGAAAGAGGGCGTTCGCCTCGTGGTTGCCCAGTAGGTGGACGACGTGGCCGTCGGGGGCCTCGTCGCGGAGTCGCCAGACCGTCTCCAACGTCTCCGTGTTCGAGGGGCCGCGGTCGATGGTGTCGCCGAGGAACACGAGGACGTACTCGTCGCCGCCCGCCCAGTGGAGTCGCCCCTCGTCGTCCGCCTCGACGAGTGGCCGGTCGAACGCCTCGCCGACGAGTTCGAGTGCGGACCGCGCGTCCGAGAGATAGCCGTGGATGTCGGAGAGAGACACCACCGTCGGCGCGTCCGCGTCGATGTCGGAAAGCGACTCGGGGGCGCGCCCCTCCGGTTCGTCGGGCGTCATCGCGTCCCCACCCCCGAGGTGGCCGCCCGACGCCGGCGGGGCGGGCGCAAAACGCCTCTCGCCTCGCCCGTCGCGGAGTCGTCGATTCGGCCCTGTTCGCTCCCGAAGCGACCGACGCCAACGCTGTCTGGTCCGAGTTCCATACACCGACCGACCGCGAGAGGCAACATAATCGCTCGGGTAGCGTCACGCTCGGCGACGCCCGCCGCCGGACTCTCGCTCGGCGTACGCCGTTATCAACCGCCGTTCGATGCGCTGGAGTCGGTCGCTCACCGTCCCGGCCGCGAGGCCGAGTTCGTCGGCGAGTTCCCGGTGCGTCGTCTCTCGCGGTACCTCGTAGTATCCCGCTCGAACCGCGAGTTCGAGGAGACGCATCTGCCCGTCGGTCAACTCGGCGAGTCGTCCCGTGTCCGGGTCGTACGTTCCGATCTGTTCGAGTTCGAACTCGACGGCTCCCGGGAGGTCGGAAACCGCCCGCTGGATGCCGTCGTTCGTCCCGATGACGGTCAGGCGGTAGCTCTGTCTTCCGTCCACGAGTCGGTGCTCTATCGGCCATTCGAGGACGATGTCGTGCGCGTAGAGAATCGGGAGCAGTTCGCCGATGAGTCCGATGCTCCGACAGTGGAGGTACGCGACGCCGCTTTCGTCCGTCCCCGTCACGTCGAACCTGACGACTTCCTCCGAGGCGGCCAACAGGTCCGCCGCAGCGGAGAGGTCGCCCTCCACGTCGACGAGTCCGATGTACTGACCGTCCTCTATGGGTCCCATGTGCCGGGTCGATTCGATAGCCACGCGGTCGGAGCGAGCGAAGCGGTCGAGAACCGGCGCTATCTGTACGTCCCCTTCGGTCAGCGTGAGTGTGGCGTATCTCATCGGTCGGCGAGTTCCCTCGCTCGTCCGGTCGTTCGCCTCGGCCCGATGTAAAACTGTTTCTAGCATCCTAGGAAGTAGGCCCAAACGGACCCCACTCCTAGGACTACTCGATGAGAAACGAGACTACGTCGGGCGAGACACCGCCCGGTCCCCGGGGACTCCCGGTTCTCGGGGCCGACCCCGCGATGATTCGCGGCGGTTTGGATTTCACGTCGCGAATGGCCCACGAGTACGGCGACGTCGTCCACTGGGACGGCATCCGCGGGGACGTCTACCAACTCAACCACCCCGACGACATCGAACGCGTTCTCGTTCAGAACAACCAAAACTACGTGAAGGGCGAGAGCTTCCAGAAGATTCTCGGCCCGTTGACCGGAAACGGCATCCTCAACAGCGAAGGCGAGGAGTGGCGGCGGAACCGTCACCTCGTCCAACCGGCGTTCCACCCGGACCGTATCCGGGCGTACGCCGAGATGATGACCGACTTCACCGAGGAGATGTGTCGGTCGTGGTCCGACGGCGAGACGCTGTCGATTCACGACGACATGATGGAGTTGACCCTCCGCATCGTCGCGAAGGCGCTGTTCGGCGTCGACGTCGAGGACCGATTCGACGAGATAAGTGCGGCGATAGATACGTTCCTCCCCGCCACGTCGAGTCTCCCGAACGTGCTTCTCCCCGAGGAGGTTCCGCTCCCCTCGCGCAGAAAAATGCGCGACGCGCGACAGACGCTCGACGACGTGGTTTCGGAGATAATCCGCGAACGTCGCGCCGACCCCGGCGAGGACGTCGTCTCGATGCTGCTCTCGGCGGCCGACGACGAGGGGAACACGCTCGGAGACGATCAGATTCACGACGAGATAATCACGCTCCTCACCGCGGGCCACGAGACGACGGCCGTTTCGATGACGTACACGGCGTATCTCCTCTCGCAGCATCCGAAGGTCGAACAGCGACTCGTCGAGGAACTCGACGAGGTTCTCGGCGGACGGACGCCGGAGATGACCGACCTCTCGGACCTGACGTACACGGAACAGGTGATCAAAGAGTCGATGCGCCTCTACCCCCCGGTCCCCCGCATCGTCCGCGAAGCGGTCGAACCCGACACACTCGGCGGGTACGACGTCCCCGCCGGAGCGACCATCCAGATGAGTCAGTGGGTCGTCCACCGCGACTCGCGGTGGTACGACGACGCTCTCTCTTTCGAGCCCGAACGCTGGACGGACGAGTTGGAGTCGTCGCTCCCTCGAATGGGCTACTTCCCCTTCGGGGCCGGTCCGCGCCGGTGCATCGGCGACCGGTTCGCCATGCTCGAAGCGAGACTCTTGCTCGCGACCATCTACCAGAACTACCACCTCGAACTGGTTTCCGACCGGAATCTCGAAGTGATACCGACGGTGACCTCGCGACCCAAAGAGGACGTCGTGATGGTCGCCCACGAGCGTTCGGCCGACTGAGTTCGGCCTGCAAGAACGTATATCCGTCTCTGTACCCCCGTATCGGTATGGCCGCGTACCAGTGCTCCGCGTGCGGAGAGACGGTTCCGAGGGCGAGGCGATGCGTCGAGTGCGGCGACGACACCGGTTTCGACTGCGCTCCGTCGGCGGACGCGTACTTGGACGGGTTGACGAGACGACTCAGCGAGCAAGCGGCCGCGGCGAGTCACGATAGCCTCTCGTTCGACGCCCTCCGCTCGGATTACGACGCGTACGACAGACCGCTCGGCGGGTATCTGTACCCCGGCGAACAGCCGGTGGCGGTGTTCCGACTGGGCAAGACCGAAATCGCGGGTCACGCGTCGGATTCGTGGACGGTGACGGCGGGACTCTTGAAGTCTGGCCACCTCCTCGTGACCGAAGACCGCCTCCTCTCCGTGACGCCGGACACCCCCGCGACGCAACTCGTCCCCGTCGATTTCGCCGACGTGGTGGCCGTCGAGCGAGAGTCCACGTGGCTCGACTCCGTGCTCTCCGTCGAACTCGCCGACGGCTACGCCTACGAGTACCACCTCGAACGGACCCCCGACGAAGAGATGGACTCGGCGCTGACGTTGCTTCGAGAACTGAGCGACGAGCGGAGTTCCGCGGACTCGCGGGCCGCCCGGTTCCTTCGAGACGCGGACGACGTCGTCGCGGAGGGCGACTCCGCCGAGGCCGTCCTTCGCGACGTCGCCGCCCTGTTCGCCGAACGTGACGAGGAGACCGTATTCGACCGTCACGTCGCCGAATCGGACTCCGTCGACGAACTGTTCGCCGCCATCTCGAACTCGCCGGGCGTGGCCTCGCCGAAGGACGGGGAGGCGAGCGACGCCGAAGGCGGACTTCCCGTTCGCCGCCCGCGGTTCTCGGCCCTGCGACACAGAGTCGCGTACACCGCACAGAACGCGGACCCCGCCGAGGTGGGCAAGTACACGCTCGCCGCCGGACTCGGGTTCGGCGCGGCCGCCGTCTCGGCCCCTATCTCCACGACGGTCGGTCTCGCGGCCATCGCGGCGGGCGGGGCCGCGACGGGAGCGTACGCGAGCGCTCACCCGGAGTCGTTGGCCGCCCGAATCGACCCTATCGCGCTCGCACTCAGCGCGAAAACCACCGGTCGGCGCT harbors:
- a CDS encoding dihydrolipoyl dehydrogenase family protein; the encoded protein is MEEYDLIVLGGGTGNIVASEATREGLRVALVERGRLGGTCLNRGCNPSKRLIHSANVAETVRHADRFGVDASIDDVAFSDVVSGVAETMAEKAESKAERARENDRLTWYRSEGRFVDERTVDVRGDDGTDERISADRIVLAGGSRPTVPDSIDGTDRVDFLTSAEVLTGDIDGLPDRLVVVGGGYIAVEMSHFFSQMGSDVTVVGRGETLVDREDADISRQVTDAYREEHDLRLGYSVTEIADDDGEKRVTAESEEGDEIAVRGDQLLVATGRKPNADRWNVSTAGIETDEKGFVKTDEYLRTTAEGVWAIGDIAGNYMFKHSGDKEAEYAVENAVRGNERAVSYPGMAHAIFGSPEVGSLGKTEDEIADDTEYEVGTFAYDDHALGGALDDKGGFAKAIVAEDGEILGVHVVGPEASVLIHEVSTAVAAGADATTLAETIHVHPALSEVVQAAFRRVAGPSASGI
- a CDS encoding complex I NDUFA9 subunit family protein, giving the protein MNVLVVGGSGFVGTELCAELVERGHAVTVLSRSPELDVEGDVRTVSGDVTDYDSVEPAFEGQDAVVNLVALSPLFKPDGGDEMHDRVHRGGTENVVAAAEAHGVERVVQMSALGADADGPTAYIRAKGDAERAVRESSLEWVIVRPSVVFGEGGEFVSFTKMLTTPYVTGLPGGGETRFQPIWVGDLAPMLADCVERDEHAGQTYELGGPEVLTLADVAKLVYRAEGKSLRVLPIPMSMARLGLTVGGAVPKFPMGADQYRSLQFDNTVTENDVRAFGVDPTDLRTLSEYLGIGDEVSESGPSRSVESAA
- a CDS encoding FKBP-type peptidyl-prolyl cis-trans isomerase → MAIEPGDRVTIEYVGRFEDGSVFDTSDYEVAEESGLLGARGEDRTDYAPLSFTVGDGTVIEGLAEGLVGLDAGAETTVSVPPEKAYGEFDADRVRTYDAESFEGMVGQSPEVGLHVHAENGLHGDVTAVRDDAVEVDFNHELAGKTLVFDVEIVEVR
- a CDS encoding MATE family efflux transporter, with translation MAVSGRRLPNPFRWILLSIGYLLAKFGLLDRRRVEQTTDLAWPRIVTGITRMSKSAADVAMVGIALGPAAIAGVGFATPFWGLVFAAGSGIAGATISLVSQRYGAGAKDALSMAVATSGIVVVALTLPLVAVYWAVPETLIGLVGGDGASLAYGADYLRVVAFGVPFAALNLVASRALVGADDAWTPMMVRAGGAVVNIGINVVLIFGFEMGVVGAAIGTVVANVLALSVFAAGLFGRTLPVLGEFPLTVDVGRPYTTLGEVRDILTIGAPLVFTNVARRAAQFPMLAIVAMFGPNVVAAYVVSRRVRDLMDTPGWGFSMASSSLVGQELGTGDEQGADAYGHDVIRFGTAVYVLVAASVLVFAEQVGSVFVSDPTILPLVTTFVVVACVSVVFRGVSGGATGPLRASGDTSWPFYGQVLGLYVFALPVTYLGAASVSIPYLGAVAPLGIGALYAGLILETFVPAVITYYRFAAGHWKAISRSYRPEPVSGD
- a CDS encoding plastocyanin/azurin family copper-binding protein, yielding MDDRRRGRGDGTRPRRRFLRAAVGTIAVSGCLRRRIEKAADRRDETESPTATAGRSERVTVAVGPEGTFGFVPGTDSPLRIDADTTVVFVWKTNSHNIVVEKQPDGADWRGTPDGREEAYDEGYRHEHTFTVPGTYRFHCAPHETVGATGTIEVVAPSTEAG
- a CDS encoding metallophosphoesterase, giving the protein MTPDEPEGRAPESLSDIDADAPTVVSLSDIHGYLSDARSALELVGEAFDRPLVEADDEGRLHWAGGDEYVLVFLGDTIDRGPSNTETLETVWRLRDEAPDGHVVHLLGNHEANALFPYVYHWSHWYSADPPDDILRRLVDDVAAGRLSAAFEAYGRTYVHAGSNRPFSISEVNATLREAGEILKRGLEGGPNGWFDAQEEAYDVAEEIVGMGSSGSDAVRGPGAGLLWMDFQYMDDDAPAQVIGHTRTERPVRRGNVVNVNTIRVNLDGSGGESITVATESSIDALVRGVDGSVERVSLSRTGVADDSDDE
- a CDS encoding helix-turn-helix domain-containing protein, with the translated sequence MRYATLTLTEGDVQIAPVLDRFARSDRVAIESTRHMGPIEDGQYIGLVDVEGDLSAAADLLAASEEVVRFDVTGTDESGVAYLHCRSIGLIGELLPILYAHDIVLEWPIEHRLVDGRQSYRLTVIGTNDGIQRAVSDLPGAVEFELEQIGTYDPDTGRLAELTDGQMRLLELAVRAGYYEVPRETTHRELADELGLAAGTVSDRLQRIERRLITAYAERESGGGRRRA
- a CDS encoding cytochrome P450; translated protein: MRNETTSGETPPGPRGLPVLGADPAMIRGGLDFTSRMAHEYGDVVHWDGIRGDVYQLNHPDDIERVLVQNNQNYVKGESFQKILGPLTGNGILNSEGEEWRRNRHLVQPAFHPDRIRAYAEMMTDFTEEMCRSWSDGETLSIHDDMMELTLRIVAKALFGVDVEDRFDEISAAIDTFLPATSSLPNVLLPEEVPLPSRRKMRDARQTLDDVVSEIIRERRADPGEDVVSMLLSAADDEGNTLGDDQIHDEIITLLTAGHETTAVSMTYTAYLLSQHPKVEQRLVEELDEVLGGRTPEMTDLSDLTYTEQVIKESMRLYPPVPRIVREAVEPDTLGGYDVPAGATIQMSQWVVHRDSRWYDDALSFEPERWTDELESSLPRMGYFPFGAGPRRCIGDRFAMLEARLLLATIYQNYHLELVSDRNLEVIPTVTSRPKEDVVMVAHERSAD